From the Flavobacteriales bacterium genome, one window contains:
- the gltX gene encoding glutamate--tRNA ligase codes for MNNRRVRVRFAPSPTGPLHMGGVRTALYNYLFAKKHGGDFILRIEDTDQTRFVPGAEEYIIESLKWCGILPDEGVGFGDGPHRPYRQSERKNAGVYAQYADQLIKSGHAYYAFDTSEELEEMRKRLEAAKAKSTSYNAITRQHMKNSLTLPEDEVERRINSGDPYVIRIKMPRNEEVRLKDIIRGWVVVNTAELDDKVLFKSDGMPTYHLANVVDDYLMQTSHVIRGEEWLPSAPLHVLLYRYLGWEEVMPEFAHLPLLLKPDGNGKLSKRDGDRLGFPVFPLEWKDPSSGEISSGYREKGYFPEAFINILVLLGWHSSGNQELFTLDELIQEFSLERVSKAGAKFDPEKAKWFNQQYLRKHTPAELAQAWKPELEKRGFAFDLSFVSSVCGLLQEKANFVNEFWSLGNYFFEEPASYDAEVVKKRWNEKSAQFIQQIGDAYQHCADFNKTSAEELFKSTAENCGLKTGEVMQLFRVCLSGQAGGPALFEMAELLGKDRCVMRLKKAAETIK; via the coding sequence ATGAACAATCGTCGTGTTAGAGTGCGCTTTGCACCCAGTCCAACGGGTCCCCTTCACATGGGTGGTGTAAGAACTGCTTTATATAATTACCTGTTTGCCAAAAAGCACGGGGGTGATTTCATTTTGAGAATTGAGGATACCGATCAAACCCGATTTGTTCCAGGTGCAGAGGAGTACATCATTGAATCGCTAAAATGGTGTGGAATTTTACCGGATGAGGGTGTTGGTTTCGGTGATGGTCCACACCGTCCTTACCGCCAGAGCGAACGTAAAAATGCCGGAGTGTATGCACAGTATGCCGACCAGCTGATAAAAAGTGGTCACGCCTATTACGCTTTCGACACTTCGGAGGAACTCGAAGAAATGAGAAAACGTTTGGAAGCAGCTAAAGCGAAAAGCACTTCCTATAATGCCATTACGCGCCAGCACATGAAAAATTCGCTTACACTTCCGGAGGATGAAGTTGAGCGCAGAATTAATAGTGGCGATCCATATGTTATCCGAATTAAAATGCCACGCAATGAGGAGGTCCGCTTAAAAGACATCATTCGCGGCTGGGTTGTGGTAAACACAGCGGAACTTGATGATAAAGTTTTGTTTAAATCAGACGGCATGCCCACCTACCATTTAGCGAATGTGGTAGACGACTATTTAATGCAAACCTCACATGTGATTCGCGGTGAAGAATGGTTACCATCTGCCCCGCTCCATGTATTGTTATACCGCTATTTGGGCTGGGAAGAAGTGATGCCTGAATTTGCACATTTGCCGCTGTTGTTAAAACCTGACGGAAACGGAAAACTGAGCAAGCGCGATGGAGACCGTTTAGGTTTTCCTGTTTTTCCTTTAGAGTGGAAAGATCCTTCATCAGGAGAAATTTCATCGGGATACAGAGAGAAAGGATATTTTCCTGAAGCATTTATTAATATTCTGGTGCTTTTGGGATGGCACAGCAGCGGTAATCAGGAATTGTTTACTCTGGATGAACTCATTCAGGAATTTTCACTGGAGCGCGTAAGTAAAGCCGGGGCAAAATTCGATCCGGAGAAAGCAAAGTGGTTCAATCAGCAATACCTCAGAAAACACACGCCTGCTGAACTTGCGCAAGCATGGAAACCAGAACTTGAAAAAAGAGGGTTTGCTTTTGATTTAAGTTTTGTAAGCAGTGTATGCGGATTACTTCAGGAAAAAGCCAATTTCGTAAATGAGTTTTGGTCGCTCGGTAATTATTTCTTCGAAGAGCCTGCTTCTTACGATGCTGAGGTCGTAAAAAAACGCTGGAACGAAAAAAGCGCGCAGTTTATTCAACAGATTGGAGATGCCTATCAACATTGTGCCGACTTCAATAAAACAAGTGCTGAAGAGCTATTTAAATCCACAGCAGAAAACTGCGGACTAAAAACCGGTGAGGTGATGCAATTGTTCCGTGTTTGTTTAAGCGGACAAGCGGGTGGTCCGGCCTTGTTTGAAATGGCTGAATTACTCGGAAAAGACCGCTGTGTAATGCGACTCAAAAAAGCTGCTGAAACCATCAAGTAA
- a CDS encoding tetratricopeptide repeat protein: MIRKLCILFFVLASSKAFAVSTIDSLLQITSSTQPDSIKVDAYNDLIWEYYGYNNDSALYYGNQSIRLATAIDYKKGLANAHRYVGNVYELISNYARALQHQQISLEIAESIHFKPAIASSLSNIGSIYERINDYKKALSYLERSLKLCIELDQKEGIAAVYGNIGNIYFNIKAFTKSLECYKTSLKMNEEIGNLYGIAVSKSNIGNIYIEQKKYREGIEQHLSSLEIRTQINHRQGMASSMASLGICYQAIGDIQKAKEYFAQSALISDEVDDVLSGMKANKGLYEISKENKNYPEALRYHEEFFRLNDSVFNANRNEEITNLRTKFALDQQQKELDTKAEAEKIKLQAEADADHQRQQIIIYASVAILVTLIVFLLFLFNRFQVTRRQKLIIEEQKKTVEESNKQITDSINYARRIQEALLPSEHDLKSQFNDSFLLFKPKDIVSGDFFWISDQGNHIFFALADCTGHGVPGGFMSMLGTSFLNEIINEKKMMDPGSILDLLRERVIAALRQQGNIAENKDGMDIVLCRYNKNNKQLCYAAANNHFYAIKNNVLLECKGDKMPIGYHGLSMQPFQEHCLALNDGDAVVLFSDGLADQFGGPNGKKLKHKSLEQLISEKHHIPMDQMGRSILDLLNNWKGNLEQVDDVCVAGIRF, from the coding sequence ATGATCCGCAAGTTGTGTATACTCTTCTTTGTGCTCGCAAGCAGTAAAGCATTTGCGGTATCTACCATTGACAGTCTTTTACAAATTACCAGTAGTACTCAACCTGATTCCATCAAGGTTGATGCCTATAATGATCTCATTTGGGAATATTACGGTTACAACAACGATTCTGCCTTGTATTATGGCAATCAGAGTATCCGTTTGGCAACAGCCATTGATTATAAAAAAGGTCTGGCCAATGCGCATCGTTATGTAGGAAATGTATACGAATTGATCTCCAACTACGCACGAGCATTACAACATCAGCAAATTAGTTTAGAGATTGCGGAATCGATCCATTTTAAACCTGCTATTGCAAGTTCGTTAAGTAATATTGGTTCAATCTACGAGCGAATTAATGATTATAAAAAGGCATTGAGTTACCTGGAGCGGAGTTTAAAATTATGCATTGAGCTCGACCAAAAAGAAGGTATTGCAGCGGTGTATGGAAATATCGGAAACATCTATTTTAACATTAAGGCCTTTACCAAATCGCTCGAGTGTTATAAGACGAGTTTAAAAATGAACGAGGAAATTGGTAATCTATACGGAATTGCCGTTTCGAAAAGTAATATTGGCAATATTTATATTGAGCAAAAAAAATACAGAGAAGGTATAGAACAACATTTGTCTTCGCTGGAGATCCGAACACAGATTAATCATCGTCAGGGAATGGCAAGTTCAATGGCAAGTCTGGGTATTTGTTATCAGGCGATTGGCGACATTCAAAAAGCGAAAGAATATTTTGCGCAATCGGCCTTAATCTCAGATGAAGTAGACGATGTGTTATCGGGAATGAAAGCAAATAAGGGATTGTATGAGATATCGAAAGAAAACAAGAACTATCCTGAAGCGCTTCGATATCATGAAGAATTTTTCCGCTTAAATGATTCTGTTTTTAATGCCAACCGTAACGAAGAAATTACCAATCTCCGCACCAAGTTTGCACTTGATCAACAACAAAAAGAGCTCGACACAAAAGCTGAAGCAGAAAAAATAAAACTTCAGGCGGAAGCAGATGCCGATCATCAGCGACAACAAATTATTATTTATGCGTCTGTTGCCATATTGGTAACACTGATTGTTTTTCTTCTCTTTTTATTCAATCGCTTTCAGGTTACGCGCCGTCAAAAATTAATCATCGAAGAGCAAAAGAAAACCGTTGAAGAAAGTAATAAACAAATTACCGATTCCATTAACTATGCACGGCGAATTCAAGAAGCCTTGCTGCCTTCTGAACATGATTTAAAGTCGCAATTCAACGATTCCTTTTTATTATTTAAACCCAAGGACATTGTTAGCGGAGATTTCTTTTGGATCAGCGATCAGGGCAATCACATCTTTTTTGCGCTTGCAGATTGTACTGGACATGGCGTACCGGGTGGATTCATGAGTATGCTTGGAACCAGTTTTTTGAACGAAATCATCAATGAAAAAAAGATGATGGATCCCGGTTCAATTTTAGATTTATTGCGTGAACGTGTCATTGCTGCTTTACGCCAACAAGGAAACATTGCCGAGAATAAAGACGGTATGGATATAGTTTTATGTCGCTATAACAAGAACAACAAACAACTTTGTTATGCTGCCGCTAACAATCATTTCTACGCCATAAAAAACAATGTTCTGTTGGAATGCAAAGGCGATAAAATGCCGATTGGTTACCATGGTTTGTCCATGCAGCCTTTTCAGGAACATTGCTTAGCGTTAAATGATGGCGACGCTGTGGTGTTGTTTTCTGACGGACTTGCGGATCAGTTCGGCGGACCAAACGGAAAAAAACTAAAACATAAATCCCTGGAACAATTAATCAGCGAAAAACACCATATTCCCATGGATCAAATGGGACGTTCAATCCTGGATCTTTTAAATAACTGGAAGGGGAACCTGGAACAAGTAGATGATGTTTGTGTTGCAGGAATAAGATTTTAA
- the folB gene encoding dihydroneopterin aldolase codes for MGIVSIKGQRVYAYHGCLEEEALVGTEYRIDVDIHLDFTKASISDDLTETADYVVVAAIVKEEMAIRSKLIEQVAYRIIGRIRGVYPKADKVVICLQKINPPAGADLDYVSVTLEG; via the coding sequence ATGGGAATTGTATCGATTAAAGGCCAAAGGGTTTACGCCTATCATGGTTGTTTGGAAGAAGAAGCTTTAGTGGGAACAGAATACCGTATTGATGTAGATATACATCTTGACTTCACAAAAGCATCCATCAGTGATGATTTGACAGAAACAGCCGATTATGTTGTAGTGGCCGCAATAGTTAAAGAAGAAATGGCTATCCGCAGTAAACTGATAGAGCAGGTTGCATATCGAATCATTGGTAGAATCCGGGGTGTATATCCAAAGGCGGATAAAGTGGTAATCTGTCTCCAAAAGATTAATCCTCCGGCGGGTGCCGACCTGGATTATGTTAGTGTTACGCTAGAGGGCTAG